A window of Blastocatellia bacterium contains these coding sequences:
- the mreC gene encoding rod shape-determining protein MreC, translated as MSVVETGKNRTPIVLVVLLVIQLLSMSWFGRTKDGRPNLLQSWVLTAMYPFQKAGGGVGSFFYNIWDGYINLIGAKQENERLKAANDKLNQEVFKLKEEIASTSRSAKVLELQDSLPYKSIAAQVIARSGNDFYNKIIIDKGRLDGIKLHQAVITPAGIVGRVIGLGPLAAQVQLITDSYAGVGAQLSESRAYGEIKGQGKMLCEMRNVSGLEPIKEGEAIITTGLDGIYPKGLLVGYVQEVGLGSGAKSHRIVVRPAAGLDGLEEVLVLQLSEQEFQIDETIK; from the coding sequence ATGTCTGTAGTAGAAACCGGAAAAAATCGTACTCCAATTGTGCTAGTAGTTTTATTGGTTATCCAATTACTATCTATGTCTTGGTTTGGGCGTACTAAAGATGGACGGCCTAATTTACTGCAAAGCTGGGTTTTAACAGCTATGTACCCATTCCAAAAAGCAGGTGGTGGTGTAGGGTCTTTCTTTTACAATATTTGGGATGGATATATTAATTTGATAGGGGCAAAACAAGAAAACGAACGACTAAAAGCAGCAAATGACAAACTTAACCAAGAAGTTTTTAAGCTTAAAGAAGAAATAGCTTCAACTAGTCGTTCTGCTAAAGTTTTGGAACTCCAAGATAGTCTGCCTTATAAATCTATTGCTGCACAGGTTATTGCTCGCTCTGGAAATGATTTTTACAATAAAATAATTATTGATAAAGGTCGATTAGATGGCATAAAACTTCATCAAGCGGTTATTACTCCAGCAGGAATAGTGGGTAGAGTTATAGGTCTTGGGCCACTAGCAGCACAAGTACAACTTATTACAGATAGTTATGCTGGCGTTGGTGCGCAACTTTCAGAATCTCGTGCTTATGGTGAAATTAAAGGCCAAGGAAAAATGCTTTGTGAAATGCGTAATGTTTCTGGTTTAGAACCTATTAAAGAAGGCGAAGCCATTATCACTACGGGACTTGATGGCATTTATCCTAAAGGATTACTAGTTGGTTATGTGCAAGAAGTGGGTTTAGGCAGTGGTGCTAAAAGTCATAGAATTGTTGTTCGTCCTGCTGCTGGGTTAGATGGATTAGAAGAAGTTTTAGTTTTGCAACTCTCAGAACAAGAGTTTCAAATTGATGAAACTATTAAGTAA
- a CDS encoding rod shape-determining protein yields MKMRSFFNVFSNDLAIDLGTANTLVYAKGRGIVVSEPSIVAINKITNKVEAVGKEAKEMLGRTPGNIVAIRPMKDGVIADFEVTEKMLQHFIRKAHNGKSWVSPRVVIGVPGEITQVERRAVIDAANRARASEVYLVEEAMAAAIGAGLPITEPYGNMIVDVGGGTTDIAVISLSGIVYSRAVRVAGNELDEAITQYIKRKYNLLIGERTAEQIKIELGSAYPLEERLSMEIKGRDLIEGVPKTLTISDDEVREAMADPISTIVNAVRVALERTPPELSADIADRGIVLTGGGALLKGLDKLLMKETRVPVSLAENPLSSVVLGTGKMLADFELLKRVSLESGNYGYNSHN; encoded by the coding sequence ATGAAAATGAGATCCTTTTTTAATGTTTTTTCTAATGACCTAGCAATAGATTTAGGTACAGCTAACACACTAGTTTATGCTAAGGGCCGAGGGATTGTAGTAAGTGAGCCTTCCATTGTTGCAATCAATAAAATTACAAACAAAGTAGAAGCCGTAGGTAAAGAAGCTAAAGAAATGTTAGGGCGTACCCCAGGAAATATTGTAGCTATTCGTCCAATGAAAGATGGGGTAATTGCTGACTTTGAAGTTACAGAAAAAATGCTTCAACACTTTATCCGCAAAGCTCATAATGGAAAGTCTTGGGTTAGCCCTAGGGTAGTTATTGGAGTTCCTGGAGAAATTACCCAAGTAGAACGCCGAGCAGTTATTGATGCTGCTAATAGAGCTAGAGCATCAGAAGTTTACCTAGTAGAAGAAGCAATGGCAGCAGCTATTGGTGCAGGACTTCCAATAACTGAGCCTTATGGAAATATGATTGTTGATGTTGGCGGAGGCACAACAGATATAGCTGTTATTTCTTTGTCAGGTATTGTTTATTCGCGGGCCGTCCGGGTAGCAGGCAACGAATTAGACGAAGCAATCACTCAATATATTAAGCGCAAATATAATTTATTAATTGGTGAACGAACAGCAGAACAAATAAAAATAGAATTAGGTTCAGCTTATCCTTTAGAAGAACGCCTTTCTATGGAAATTAAAGGTAGAGACTTAATTGAAGGTGTTCCAAAAACCTTAACTATTTCTGATGATGAAGTACGCGAAGCAATGGCAGACCCAATTTCAACAATAGTTAATGCTGTACGTGTCGCGTTAGAACGTACTCCACCAGAACTATCAGCCGATATTGCTGATAGAGGGATTGTTTTAACTGGCGGTGGAGCATTACTTAAAGGACTAGATAAATTACTAATGAAAGAAACTAGAGTGCCTGTTTCTTTAGCAGAAAATCCTTTATCTTCAGTTGTGCTAGGCACTGGTAAAATGTTGGCAGACTTTGAGTTACTAAAACGTGTTAGCTTGGAAAGTGGTAATTATGGTTATAATAGCCATAATTAA
- a CDS encoding NADH-quinone oxidoreductase subunit N, translating to MLLQAFPSWKQALFLMPELQLTLFACFVLIADVLLPRGKKTFTAYISLIGLAFTALGLAQVYYATYNALPTFIFYDMYVIDYFAFVFKAIILVATAIAIAISIKYLDQESSQHGDYYSLMLFAATGMMFMASGYNLLIIYVALELMAISVYVLVGYLKHNDKSNEGALKYFLLGAFSSGIFLYGVSLIYATTGESNLSKIAFKISFLVLSEEVKFGPGAYYLLALAVILVAVGLMFKIAAVPFHMWAPDAYEGAPTPVTAFMSVGVKVASYAILARIFLIAFPALRTIKEIPGWVSLLIIVAALTMTIGNVGAMTQNNTKRMFAYSSIAQAGYILLGIIAGNETGYIGLIFYLLAYTAMNLGVFAIIILLKRDKIAGDRVEHFNGLIKKSPVLAVTMLFLLIGLAGIPPTSGFIGKYLLFAGLIRASNDWYSFLAVLAVINTVISFYYYARIIKAMFIENPTDDKVITVNIHTKIVLGVATILTLFIGVYPQPFIEVSRLATRNLAPTLIKEGSPTDSPATPVLPENNNPSDLPDLLPK from the coding sequence ATGTTATTACAAGCATTTCCATCTTGGAAACAAGCACTTTTCTTAATGCCAGAGTTACAACTAACTCTATTTGCTTGTTTTGTCTTGATAGCAGATGTTTTGTTGCCTCGTGGGAAAAAAACTTTTACTGCCTATATTAGTTTAATTGGGTTGGCTTTTACTGCTTTAGGTTTAGCCCAAGTCTATTATGCTACTTATAACGCATTGCCAACATTTATCTTTTATGACATGTATGTCATTGATTATTTTGCATTTGTCTTTAAAGCTATAATTTTAGTAGCAACAGCCATTGCCATTGCAATTTCTATAAAGTACCTAGACCAGGAATCTAGCCAACATGGAGATTACTATAGCTTGATGCTTTTTGCCGCTACTGGAATGATGTTTATGGCTTCAGGCTATAACTTACTAATTATCTATGTTGCTTTAGAACTAATGGCAATTTCTGTTTATGTTTTGGTTGGCTACCTAAAACATAATGATAAATCTAATGAAGGAGCATTAAAATACTTTTTACTTGGAGCTTTTTCTTCTGGGATATTTCTTTATGGTGTTTCCTTAATTTATGCTACTACGGGTGAATCAAATCTCTCCAAAATTGCCTTTAAAATATCTTTTTTAGTTTTAAGTGAGGAAGTTAAATTTGGCCCAGGTGCTTATTATTTATTAGCTTTAGCCGTTATTTTAGTTGCGGTTGGATTAATGTTTAAGATTGCTGCTGTGCCGTTTCATATGTGGGCACCAGATGCTTATGAAGGTGCGCCTACACCAGTTACAGCTTTTATGTCTGTTGGGGTAAAAGTTGCTAGCTATGCAATACTAGCAAGGATTTTCTTAATTGCTTTTCCTGCTCTTCGCACTATAAAAGAAATACCAGGTTGGGTTAGTCTTTTAATAATTGTTGCTGCCCTAACTATGACTATTGGCAATGTTGGTGCAATGACTCAAAATAACACTAAACGAATGTTTGCTTATTCTTCTATTGCTCAAGCAGGCTATATTTTGTTAGGGATTATTGCAGGAAATGAAACTGGGTATATAGGCTTAATTTTCTACCTACTAGCTTATACGGCAATGAATTTAGGAGTCTTTGCTATAATCATTCTACTAAAAAGAGATAAAATTGCTGGCGATAGAGTTGAGCATTTTAACGGGTTGATAAAGAAAAGTCCTGTTTTAGCTGTAACTATGCTATTTCTTTTAATTGGTTTAGCTGGTATTCCTCCTACATCAGGCTTTATAGGTAAATATTTGTTATTTGCTGGCTTAATTAGAGCTAGTAATGACTGGTATAGTTTCTTAGCTGTTTTAGCTGTAATTAATACTGTAATTTCTTTTTATTATTATGCTCGAATTATTAAAGCAATGTTTATAGAAAATCCAACTGATGACAAAGTAATTACTGTTAATATTCACACAAAAATAGTATTAGGCGTTGCTACTATATTAACATTATTTATAGGTGTTTATCCTCAACCATTTATTGAAGTTAGTAGGTTAGCTACTAGAAATTTAGCTCCAACTTTGATTAAAGAAGGTAGTCCAACAGATTCACCTGCTACACCTGTATTACCAGAAAATAATAATCCTTCTGACTTACCTGATTTACTTCCAAAATAG
- a CDS encoding NADH-quinone oxidoreductase subunit M, which yields MKLLWIPILSLVTWLPLVGAIILIFVPKTQKEVIRLFANVWALLCFLVSIPLVFNFDKTLKGLQFIEDYQWIPLIGARYQMGIDGLSLSMVMLTTLLGVIAIFSSWSAISDRIKEYYIFLLMLQTGMLGTFVAVDMFLFYVFWEVMLVPMYLLIGIWGTERRLYSAIKFFLYTLVGSVLILLAIIKLYFIFPDTVVGAREAYNNAVKLMAEGNLPMIAMLERAADLNASSSGSFNIWAMQAMGSARGDNGLSLIPINLQLWLFAAFAIGFAIKVPMFPFHTWLPDAHTDAPTAGSVILAAVLLKMGTYGFLRFNLPILGDACQDQRVLNIVVPLAIIGIIYGALCAMAQKDIKRLIAYSSISHLGFAMLGMFALNLMESMVQ from the coding sequence ATGAAACTTTTGTGGATTCCTATTCTTTCTTTAGTAACCTGGTTGCCACTTGTTGGGGCAATAATTTTAATTTTTGTTCCTAAAACGCAAAAAGAAGTAATCAGATTATTTGCTAATGTTTGGGCATTGCTTTGTTTTCTAGTCTCTATCCCATTAGTTTTTAACTTTGATAAAACACTTAAAGGGTTACAATTTATTGAAGATTACCAATGGATTCCATTAATTGGCGCACGCTATCAAATGGGAATTGATGGTTTAAGTTTAAGTATGGTAATGCTAACAACCTTACTAGGCGTGATAGCAATATTTTCTTCCTGGTCAGCAATTAGCGACAGAATCAAAGAATATTATATTTTTCTTTTAATGTTACAAACAGGAATGCTTGGCACTTTTGTTGCGGTAGATATGTTTTTATTTTATGTATTTTGGGAAGTAATGCTTGTGCCAATGTATTTATTAATAGGAATTTGGGGAACAGAAAGACGGCTTTATTCTGCTATTAAATTTTTCCTTTATACTCTTGTAGGGTCAGTTTTAATTTTACTTGCCATCATTAAACTTTATTTTATTTTCCCAGATACTGTTGTAGGTGCTAGAGAAGCTTATAACAATGCAGTTAAGCTAATGGCTGAAGGTAACTTACCAATGATTGCAATGCTTGAACGTGCAGCAGACCTTAATGCTTCATCAAGTGGAAGCTTTAATATTTGGGCTATGCAAGCAATGGGTAGTGCGCGAGGGGACAACGGACTTTCTTTAATTCCTATAAACTTGCAATTATGGCTCTTTGCTGCTTTTGCAATAGGTTTTGCTATTAAAGTACCAATGTTTCCATTTCATACTTGGCTTCCAGATGCACATACAGACGCACCAACCGCCGGGTCAGTGATACTTGCAGCCGTTTTACTTAAAATGGGGACTTATGGTTTTTTAAGGTTTAATTTACCAATTTTAGGTGATGCTTGTCAGGATCAAAGAGTCTTAAATATAGTAGTTCCACTAGCAATAATAGGTATTATTTACGGCGCACTTTGTGCAATGGCTCAAAAAGATATAAAACGCCTGATAGCTTATTCTTCTATTAGTCATTTAGGTTTTGCAATGCTAGGGATGTTTGCTCTTAACCTAATGGAATCAATGGTTCAATAA